ACATCAAGAGGGTTCCCCGTTGTTTTAAGTGGCCCCTGCTCGAAGGAAGTGTATGTCTCATTCTCCTCAACACCTGTACCAATCTTTCCAACAACTGGCGCTGTCTCAAGATAGCCTCTTGGAAATCTGTAAAGACCATCGTCGTTAAGTCTTCTAATCAGCAGTTCAGGGAATGCCTTTTGGACAGACAAGTCTCCCTTGTACCCTGCAAGATCAACGTTTGCCAAGTTGTTAGCAATAACATCCAACCTGTGCCTTTGTGCTACCATTCCACTAGCAGCAGTGTAGATACCTCTTACCACATTAAATCCCCATTGTTTTCACTCTTAACATTAATCCTATCACCAAAACACTTATATATCAATTTTTAAATTTTTGATTCAGTGTTTGATTATCCTGCCACTTATTTTTTAAAGTTGGATTAGTTGATTTTTGTGTGTAATTCTTTAGAGTAACTTTGGAAAAGTACAAAATAAATGTATAATTTTTCGTGAATGTTTGTTTGATTTGAGGTTGGCATATGATTAGAAGGACTTTGGTGGTTGTGTTCTTATCTTTTCTTCCATCTTTTGTGTTCTCTGAGACCGTTGATGCTGGGAATGCGCAAGATGGAAGCGAGGTTTTGGGGTATTGGGTTGGGTATGATGATGCTACTAATGTTAAAAACTCTGTGGTATATGTTTATAAATACAGGGACAGGGTGTATGGTAGAATATTAAACGTGATAAGGGAAGGGAAGGTTTATGATGTTGATAATCCTTCGGGTTCTAGGGTTGTGGGTTTTGATCAATTGGGGATTGAGGGCCTTGATTTTATGTGGGGACTTAAATATTTTCCCGATTACGGTAAGTGGGATCAGGGGAAAATCATTGATCCTAAGAATGGTAAGATTTATACCTCTGAGATGAAGGTAGATTCAGAAACGGGGAACCTTGTGACCAAGGGTAAGGTTTGGGTTTTTGGTCGAACTAAAGTTTGGACAAGAGCCAGGAAAGATGAGATCCCGAGGCTTGACGTGAATGGCTTGGTGCCAAATCCTCCTGTGGGGGAAGAATAGATGGATATTGGGTTGTTAATTTAGCCTTTAGGAAGATTGAGATGGTAAATAAGACAGGGTATTACGATAAGTTTATTTTAAGGGTGCCTGACTTTCCAAAGCAGGGGATACTTTTTTATGATATTACTGGTGTTTTATTGAAAATGGAAGCTTATGAGTCTTTGATTGAGGATGCATATGCGTTTTATTCGTCAAAAAAGATCGATTATATTGCTGCTGTTGAATCAAGGGGGTATCTTGTTGGATCTCCTTTGGCTTTGAAAATGAAATTACCTCTTTTGTTGATTAGAAAAGGGGGTAAGCTTCCCAGGGAGGTTTTAAGAGAGGAATATGAGCTTGAATATGGATGTAGCAGTATTGAGATACACAAAGATGATGTTAAGAAACATTCAAATATTTTGTTGGTAGATGATATTTTGGCTACTGGGGGCACATTAAAAGCAGCGGCTATGCTACTTGAGAAAGCTGGGGGAGTAGTATCTGATATCTTTTGTTTTATTGAACTTGCAGGACTTAATGGTAGAGATGTTTTAGGGGATTATAACTTTAATTCCCTCGTCAGGTACCCCTGATTTTATTTATCGAAAAATCATGCATGGTGATTGGTTGTTTGAGATAATTGACTTTAGCTTCTAATAGCTTTATAATGCTTACCTGGAGATCAAGAGGTGATTGTGATGTATGCATTGTTAGATATAAAGGGAAAGCAGTATAAAGCTGTTGTGGGGGAGATTTTAAAGATAGATAAAATTGATTCCAGTGAGGGCGAGAAGGTGGAGTTTGGAAGTGTCACCCTTGTAAAGAAGGAAGGGGATGTGAGTATAGGGAGGCCTTATGTTGTAGGGTCTTGTGTGAGGTGTACTTACTTGGAGGAGCGGAAGGATAAGAAGGTTATTGCTTATAGGTACAGACGGAGAAAGTCAAGTGAGCGAAAGGTGGGACATCGGCAAGTTTATTCTTATGTGTTGGTTAATGATATTGTTTGTCAGTGATTGATGTTTTAATTAAAACTCAAAATAGCGTGATTATTTACATATTGGCTGATGGGCATGCTAGGGGTGGTGGCTGCGTTAATGTAGTTTGTTCTTCTTTTTCTTTTCTTTTAAGAACATTTTTAAGTGTTCTTGATTTTGAGGAAGAGGATTTCGTAGTTGAAAATGATTTAAGGGGATATTTGGAGTTTAGGTCTTCGTTTAGAGATTTAGATAAGAAGAGTCTTCTCTATTATAGTGGTTTTTTGATAAGGGGAATAAGGGATTTATGTTTTGAGTACCCTTGTGATATTAAGTTGATTTTGGAGGAAATTGATGGCAACGAGTAAGAGTGGTGGTAGCTCTAAGAACGGAAGGGATTCTGTATCCAAGAGGCTTGGTGTTAAGAGGAGTGGGGGGCAATTTGTCAGGGCTGGAGAGATTATTGTAAGGCAGCGCGGTACTAGGTTTCATAGGGGAAAGAATTCTGGGCTAGGTAGAGATTATACCATCTTTGCATTAAAGGATGGCTTGGTGGAGTTTAAAACCTCTAGAGGCCGGAAATAT
The sequence above is drawn from the Borrelia sp. RT5S genome and encodes:
- a CDS encoding DUF2147 domain-containing protein gives rise to the protein MIRRTLVVVFLSFLPSFVFSETVDAGNAQDGSEVLGYWVGYDDATNVKNSVVYVYKYRDRVYGRILNVIREGKVYDVDNPSGSRVVGFDQLGIEGLDFMWGLKYFPDYGKWDQGKIIDPKNGKIYTSEMKVDSETGNLVTKGKVWVFGRTKVWTRARKDEIPRLDVNGLVPNPPVGEE
- a CDS encoding adenine phosphoribosyltransferase; translation: MVNKTGYYDKFILRVPDFPKQGILFYDITGVLLKMEAYESLIEDAYAFYSSKKIDYIAAVESRGYLVGSPLALKMKLPLLLIRKGGKLPREVLREEYELEYGCSSIEIHKDDVKKHSNILLVDDILATGGTLKAAAMLLEKAGGVVSDIFCFIELAGLNGRDVLGDYNFNSLVRYP
- the rplU gene encoding 50S ribosomal protein L21 codes for the protein MYALLDIKGKQYKAVVGEILKIDKIDSSEGEKVEFGSVTLVKKEGDVSIGRPYVVGSCVRCTYLEERKDKKVIAYRYRRRKSSERKVGHRQVYSYVLVNDIVCQ
- a CDS encoding ribosomal-processing cysteine protease Prp, with product MIDVLIKTQNSVIIYILADGHARGGGCVNVVCSSFSFLLRTFLSVLDFEEEDFVVENDLRGYLEFRSSFRDLDKKSLLYYSGFLIRGIRDLCFEYPCDIKLILEEIDGNE
- the rpmA gene encoding 50S ribosomal protein L27 yields the protein MATSKSGGSSKNGRDSVSKRLGVKRSGGQFVRAGEIIVRQRGTRFHRGKNSGLGRDYTIFALKDGLVEFKTSRGRKYVNIV